The Fusobacterium sp. genome segment TCTTTATCTTTTTATTTTTTTTATTCATTAAAGAAATTATATAAAATTTTACTTTTTTGTAAAAAATATTTTACAAAACTATTTTAAATATGTTAAAGTAACTCAAGGAGGGGAATAAAATGCTTGAAAACTATATTGAATTAATAAAAATGATAGATAATTCTTTTGATGGAATAATGGTTGTAGATGAAAATTTGATAATAAAATATTGTAAATATTTTTCTGCCTCTGGTTTGGGAAGTGTTGATGTAAAAACAGCTATTGGAAAAACTCCCTTTGATATTTTTGCTAATATTACAGAAGAAACTTCTACTTTCTACAGAGCAGTAAAATATGGGGAAACTTGTCTTAATAATACTCAAGTAATTCTTTACAGTAACGGAAAAAAAGAACCAATAGTTGACAGTACAATTCCCATCATTGTAAATGGTAAAATTATAGGAGCTGTAAATACAGTACGATTTGTCAGCAACTTTAAAAAGAATAACTTTACAAATCATTCAAATATAATAGCACCATGCTTTAATGATCTTTATGCAATTGATGATATAATAGGCACTTCTGATGAAATACTTTCTTTGAAAAATAAGATTGCTAAAGTTTCAAAAACAGATTCAAATGTATTTATTTATGGAGAAACTGGAACAGGAAAAGAGATGGTAGCTCAGTCTATTCATAGCAACAGTGATAGAAAGAATAAAATATTTATTTCACAAAATTGTGCTGCTATTCCTGATAATCTTTTGGAAAGTATTCTCTTTGGAACTACAAAGGGAAGCTATACAGATGCAATTAATAGACCTGGCATTTTTGAAATGGCACATGGTGGAACAATTTTCCTTGATGAAATAAATTCTATGAACCTCAATATGCAGGCAAAGCTTTTGAGAATAATAGAAGATAAAAAAATAACAAGAATAGGTGGAGTAGAAACAAAAGAGGTTGATGTCCGTATTATTGCTGCTATTAATGAAGCTCCTGAAATTTGTCTAGCTGAAAAGAGAATTCGTCCAGATCTTTTTTATAGATTATCCAGTGTACAGATAAAAACACCTTCATTAGCTGAAAGAAATGAAGATATTAAAAATCTTGCTCAATTTTTTATTGAGTTTTATAATAAAAAAATGAATAAAGATATTAAAAATATTTCAAAAGATGTCTTAAAAATTTTCTATAACTATACATGGCCTGGAAATGTAAGAGAGCTAAAAAATGTTATTGAAACTGCATTTAATTTTTCTATTTCTAAAACTGTTGAACTTGATGATATCCCAGAATATATAAAAAATCAAAAAAAAGAAAACGATCTTTTTAAAAGTTATCATTCTAATAATGAACTTTTATATGAAAATTCTTCTCTCAGTACAGCACTTGAAAGCTTTGAAAAAAATTATATATTGAAAGCTTCAAAAAATACTCTATCTTTTTCAAAATTGGCAGATACTCTCAAAATATCAAAACAGCTCCTAAATCATAAAATTAAGAAATATGATTTAAGAAAATATATTAATTATTAATAATCAAAAGAGGATAACTTCTAGGAACTTAGTTAAGCCTTTTAATTATCCTCTTTGTTTTAATCAATATATCATTAAAAATTAGATTTATATCCAATTTATAATAGGACTTATTTGTATCATACTAAAAATAGATATTATATAGTTTTAAAAGCCTACATTTATTTTATATTTACATCCTTTAAAGATTTTTTAAACAAAATAAAAAATCAAAAAAGAAAAAGGCTGAACTTTATATGTCCAGCCTGTGAGAAACTATTTTTCAATTCTTGTATAAGGAATTAAAGCAATGTTTCTAGCTCTTTTGATAGCTTTAGCTATTCTTCTTTGTAACTTAGCATTAGCACCAGTTACTCTAGAAGGATTGATTTTTCCTTTATCAGATACAAATCTTTTTAAAAGGTCTACATTTTTATAATCAATTTCTTCAGCTTTAACTCTTAATTTAGCTCTTCTTCTTCTGAATTCTGCCATTTTTATAACCTCCTCTTGATTTTACTAAATTCTAAAATAATTAGTCTTGCTTAACAATGATGTATCTCATTACTTCTTCAGTAATGTTAAGCTTTCCTTCAACTGCTGATAATTGAGTTCCATCAATATCAAAAGTTGCTAGTATATAGAATCCAGTTTTTTTCTTATCAATAGGATAAGCTAATTTTTTTTCTCCCCATTTTTCACTTTTAGCTACTGTAGCTCCAGCTGCAGTTAAAATTCCTGTTACTTTTTCAACTACTGCGTCTCTACCCTCTTCTAAAATTGTTGGGTTGATAATGTACATAATTTCATATTTTTTCATTTTTTAACCTCCTCCCTATGGTTTTAGCCCAAAACACATTGATTTTGAGCAGGGCACTAAATACTATATCATCTTTTAATGATTTTTTCAAGTATTTATTTGCTACTTTTTAGAACTTCTTATCCAAGGTGGAAGATCAAGTTCAGATCTTTTTACATCTGCTTCTTCAGGAGTAACAACTGTTACAGGTTTTTTAGCATCTACATTAATAAATGGTTCACTTTTCTCCTGTTCATTTACAAAATTATTAGCTATTATAGTGACTTGTACTCTATCTCCAACTTCTGGATCAATAACAAGTCCAAACATTACATCATCAGCAGTTTTTCCAGCTGCATCTCTAATCATGTCAGAAATAGTCTGAGCTTCCATAAGAGTTATATCTGGTGCTCCAGTTATATTAATAAGTATTTTGCTTGCTCCAAGTATAGATTTTTCAAGTAATGGAGACAATAAAGCTTTTTCAGTAGCTTTTACAGCTCTGTTTTCTCCTTCTCCTTCTCCAAACCCAAGTACAGCTACACCAGAATTCATCATTGTTGCTTTAATATCAGCAAAGTCCAGATTAATAAGTCCATTACCAATCATAAGATCTGCAACTCCTCTAATACCTATTTTTAAAATATTGTTTGCTTCTTTGAATGCATTTTGTAAAGTTATTGTTTTATCTGGTAATTCAAAAAGTTTGTCATTTGGTATTATTACTAAAGCATCTACAGCTTTTTTTAGGTTTTCAACCCCTATGTCAGCATTGTTTTTTCTTTTCTTTCCTTCAAATGAGAATGGTCTTGTTACAACAGCTACAGTTAATACCCCAAGTTCTTTTGCTACTTTAGCAATTACTGGTGCAGCTCCTGTTCCAGTTCCTCCTCCCATTCCTGCTGTTATAAAAAGCATATCTGTTTCTTCTAAAAGATTTTTGATTTTTTCTACATCTTCTTCAGCTGCCTGTCTTCCTATTTCAGGGTCAGCTCCAGCTCCAAGTCCTCTTGTTAATTTTTCTCCAAGTTGGATTCTTATGTCAGCCAAAGATTTATTTAAATCTTGGGCATCTGTGTTAGCAGCAATATATTCTACGCCTCCTACTCCAGATTCAATCATATCATTGATTGCATTTCCTCCAGCTCCTCCAGCTCCTAATACTTTTATCTTAACTAAATCTTGATCTATCAACATAAATACCCCCTTCTATCATTTCCTTCTGAATTTAAATAAAATTAGAAAACCAATTCTTTATACTGCTGAATGCTCCACTTTTCTTTCTGCTGTTATTTTTATCATTTTCTAGTAATTTATCCAAGTCGTCCTCTTCAGTCTCTTCAGTTATAATTTTTGAAGGATCTTCAGATTCATTCTGCTGTGAATAGAAACCTGACTGCATTTTATTATATTCCTCTTCCATTATTTCACTAAAGATTCCTATAACTGTAGCCATGCTGGCATCTACATCTTCCAGTCCTCGAAAAGCATGAGGAAGTACTTTTCTCACAACATATCCTGTTTTTTTATTTATTTTTTCAAGAAGTCCATCAATAACAATAGCTCCTCCTGTTAATACCAAACCTTTTCCAAGATATCCATTAAATCCAGATTCTTCAATAGTTTGAGTAATAAAACTAATTATGTCTTCTGTTCTTGCATCTATTATATTTTTTATATCTGCTACTGACACTTTTTTAGTATCACCACAGAATATATGTTCTTCATGTATATCTTTATTTTTTAATTTTGACAATATTTCAAAAGCTTCCTGTTTAGATATCTGAAACAAATAACTTATATCATTTACATAGTGCATTCCACCTAAAGGAAGTGATTTTGAATAGATAAGTTTATCATTCTTAAATAGAATTATATCTGTTGAACCTTCACCAATATCGATTAAGGCAACTCCCATTCTTCTATCTTCATCATCAAGAGAGGCTTTAGCAGATGCATAGGCATTCAGAAGAACTTGTTCTGCTTCCAGCCCTATTCTGTTTACTACTTCTACCAATTTTTCTGCTTCTGCTTCATCTATGTATATCAGATGAACATCCCCTTGCATTTCTTTTCCAGTGACACCTATTGGATTTTTAATTATTCCTGAATTATTTACTCTTATATTATATATTTCTCTCTTTAATATTCTTTCTTTTCCAGTAAGAAGTTCATGTTCAGCCATTCTAATCAATGTATCTACTTCTTTTTCTCCAATTTCTTTTTCATCAAAGGAATATCTTACATTAGTGGTCCTTGATTTGATAGCTTCTCCACTTATTCCTATTGATATTTTTTCAATAGGGATATCAGTCTGTTCTCTTAATTGTCCCAGTGCATAAGCCAGGCAATGACTCAATTCTTCTGGGTTTTCTACAACTGACTTTTTCATTCCACGACTTGGAACTTCTACATATCCCAATATTTTTAAATTTTCACCATCAGCAGATAATTCTCCAGTGACAGCTTTTATTTTCATATTTCCCATATCTACTGCTGTTTTTATTATACTATCTCTATTATCTGTCATCGCTTTTATCCCCCAAACTTTTTACTATAAAGTCATTAAATCTCAAATCTATATATTCTACTTTTTTGCTTTTGACCAGTTCCGAATACAAAGTTTCTACAACTTTATATTTTTCTCTTTTTATCTCTTCATTGGTTTTTATTATTGTACCATCTACAAGGATTATTTCAATGCAATTTTTATCTTTTATGTAAATTTGAGACACTAATTCTTTCAATAGATAATCATCCATCAAGACTAAAACATTAAGCAGACTTTTTATCTCTCCTTTTTCTTTTACTGAAATAAGAGGAATATCCTTTTTTTCTTTTTCATTAAAAGTACCAAATACTACTCCTTCTGAATCTACTAAATATATTTTATCTTTAATCTGGGCATAGTAAAATAGCTCCTTTTCCTCTATTTTTATAGTAAGCTCTCCCAATGTATTATTTTCTACACTGGCACTTTTTACTCTGACATCTTTTTTCAACTCATCTTCTATACTCTTAAAATCTAAGTCCCATATGTTCTTATTATATGTTGTTTTTCCTAGTTCTGTCAATTCCCTTAATAATAATTTTGGTTCACCCTTTATATTAACCCTCTCTATCTTAAAAAAATCTAACTTTAAGAATTTTGAAGGAATAGAGAAAATTAAAAAGCTTATTCCTAATATTGTGAAAAGTCTTATTATAAATTTCAAAAAAATCTCCTCACTTTTAGACTTGATCTATCTTTTAAACGTTTCTACCATTATCTTTACAATATCATCATAAGTATATCCTTTTAAAGTTGCTAGATCTGGGATAAGACTTGTTTTTGTCATTCCAGGAAGTGTATTTACTTCAAGAAAATATACCTTATCATCTTTAAGAATAAAGTCACTTCTTGATATTCCTGCAAGTCCAAGTATATTATGTACCTTCACAGCACTTTCAAGAGCTTCATCATATGCTTTTTTATCTATTTTAGCAGGATACTCATGTACTGAGCCTCCTTCAGCATATTTTGATTCATAGTCATAAAACTTATTTTTAGGAATTATTCTAAGTACTCCAATTCCCTCTCCATTGATAACTCCTACTGTAAGTTCCTCTCCTGTTATCATTTCTTCTATGACAATTTTTTTTCCACTAAGTTCTCTTACAGCTTTTTCTGCCTCTTCTTTGTTATAACAAAAAAATATCCCTACACTTGAACCTTCTAAAGCTGGTTTAATTACGACTGGGTATGAATCTATATAAGATACTTTCTCATAGTTTTTGGCAATTCTTACTCCTGCGCTTTCAGCAAGTTTCTTAGTAATAACTTTGTCCATAGCTATTCCACTTGCCTCTGCCCCTGATCCAGTATATGGTTTTCCAAGCATATCAAGAAGTCCTTGTACTCTTCCATCTTCTCCAAATCCTCCATGAAATGCAAGATATGCAAAATCATATTTATTTTCAATAAAAGCTGAAACAAGATTTTCTTTTGTAACATCAATTCCATATGCATCATAACCTTGTTTTAAAAGACTTTCTAAAATTTCTTTTCCACTATTTAAAGAAACTTCTCTTTCAGAAGAAATTCCTCCCATAAATACAGCTATTTTCAAAACTATTCCCCCTATTTATCCAAATTTTTTATAATTATTATTTCTTCTTCAAGGTTTATTCCATATTTTTCACTTATGGTCCTTTTTACCAGCTTTAATATTTCGGAAATATCTTTGAATGTAGCAGTACCTCTATTAACTATAAAATTAGGATGTTTTTCTGATATCTGAGCTCCACCTATGACAGTTCCTTTCAATCCAGCTTCTGATATAAGTCTTGCTGAAAAATCTCCAGCTGGATTTTTAAAAGTACTCCCAAGGTTGGGAAGATTCAGAGGCTGTTTTCTCTCTCTCAAAGCCTGTATTTCTATCACTTTCCCAAGATCAAAACCATCTTTGAACCTAAATACAGCATTTATTATTATCCATTTCCTGCTTTGTATTTCTGTTCTTCTGTATGAAAAATCTAAATCTTCTTTTTTTATTCTTCTTATTTCATGATTTTCATCAAATACTTCTATTTCACTTATACAGTCGAATATTTCACTTCCATAGGCTCCGCCATTCATGTAGACAAGTCCTCCTACACTTCCTGGGATTCCAGCAAGATTCTCAAGCCCACTGTAATTATTTTTATTCATATAAGCAATAAGCTTATTGAAATCAAGTCCAGCTTCTACTTCCACCAAACCTCTTTCCAATTCTCTTATATTATCAAATTCTTTTAAAGAGACAAAAGTTATATCTAAATTTCCCTCATCTATCAATGTATTAGTTCCATTTCCAATAAGAAAAATATTACTGTTATTTTCAAATATCTCTTTAAGTTCATTTTTATCTTCTACTGTTATAAATCTTTTAGCTATCCCTCCAACTTTCATGTTAGAGTGCAGCTTCATTTCATGATTTTCAAGTATCTTCATTATCTATTTTTCCCTTCTAATTTGTCAGCTATTCTGTGAGCTACTTTAGAGATATCCCCTGCTCCCATAAACATGAATACCTCATGTCCTTGACAGTTTAAAACTCTTTCATCTATTTTTTCACTATTTTTTTCAATTGCTACTTTCTTATTTTTAAGAACATTTCCAAGATCTTCTACAGTTACTCCAAATTCATCTTTTTCTCCTGCACTATATATAGGAAGAATCAATACTTCTTCAGCGCCTTCAAAGGCATCTGTAAAATTTTGAAGAAGAAACTTCACTCTGCTGTAACGATGAGGTTGAAATATTATAGTGAGTTTTTCATGTTCTATAGACTTTGCCCCTTGAAGAGTTGCCTTAATTTCAGTTGGATGATGTGCATAGTCATCTATTATTTTTATCCCTTTGTCTTCATTGCAATAAAGGATGTCATATCTTCTTTTTGATCCCTTGAAATTTTCTAAAGCTTCTTTAAAAAATTTCTCATCTACTCCAAATTTTTTAGCATAATAGATAACTGGGAGAGAATTAAGAATATTATGAAATCCAGGAATAGATATAGTATATCTCCCTGTATCTTCTCCTTTTATTGCTACATTATAACTTGTTTTTCCATTTTTTACTTGAATATCATAAGCAAATATATCTGCTCCTTCATCAATTATACTGTATGTTACTATCTTTTCTTTTTCTTTTTTTTCAACTAGTTTTCTTAAATTTTCACAGTCTATACAAACTGCTACTTCATTCTTAGTTTGGTCTATAAATTGAGAAAAAGACTTATTTATATTTGCAAGGCATCCATGAGTATCTAGATGATCTTCCTCTACATTAGTTATCACAGCATATGATGGATTCATATATAAAAAAGAATTGTCACTTTCATCAGCTTCAGCTACAAAATATTCTGACTTCCCAGCTCTTGCATTTGATCCTATCTCTGGAAGTATTCCACCTACTACAATTGTGGGATCAAGATTAAGCATAACAGATGACATCATAGAGCTTGTAGTAGTTTTTCCATGTGTTCCTGCTACTGCAATTCCAGTTTCATTATTTAGAAGCATAGCTAAAAGCTCTCCTCTTTTTACTATTTTTATTCCATTCTCTAGTGCATATTTATATTCAGGATTATCATGTTTTATAGCACTTGAAGCTATTACCATATCACATCCCTTTACCTGTTCTCCTTCATGAGTGTTATAAACAGTTATCCCCATGTTCTCTAATTCTTCTGTGACATATCCTCTGTTCAGATCAGCACCATTTACCTCATAGCCTTTTGTTTTCATTATTTTAGCTAGTCCGCTCATCCCTATACCATTTATACCAATAAAGTAAATCTTTTTCATCAACTAATTCCTCCAAATATCTAAATCATTTATAATTTTTTCCACAGCGTTGGATTTTTTCAAAGATCTTATCCTCACTCTCATAGACTTCAATGCTTCTTCATTTTTTACTAACTCAAGAGCCTTTTCAATTGCACTGTCTGCTTCTGTATTAGTGTATACAAGGGCAGAATTATTTTCTTCTAATATCTTCGCATTGTCATACTGTCCAACTTTTAAAGAATTATATGGAATAATAATTGATGGTTTCTCTAGTTCTATTATTTCAGAAATTGTTAAAGCACCTGCACGACATATTATCAAATCAGCAGCAGCCATAATATTTATCATATTATTAAAATATGGTTTTACTGTATCAGACATCTTTGTTTTCACTATTCTTTTTCCAATATCTTCAAAGTTATTCTCACCAGTTGCCCAATAAACTCTCAGCTTTTTATCTTCAAGAAACTTATCCCAGTTCTTTATCACTGCCTCATTTATATCTTTTGCCCCCAAACTTCCACCTGTTATAAGAATGACTTTCTCATCCTCTTCCAGTTTCAGTCTTTCTCTTTCTTCATTTTCATTTACATAGTTGATTTCTTCCCTCAGAGGATTTCCTGTTACATCAAATCTTTTCTGATATTTTAAGGGGATATCATCATATGTTTTATCAAATGCTAAAAATGTTTTTTCTGCAAATTTATACAACATTTTATTTGTCCAGCCTAGATTGGCATTCTGCTCTTGAAGATAAACTTTTTTTCTCAAAAGTATCCCTCCAATTATAACAGGAACAGAAATATAATTTCCAAATCCTATTATTGCATCTGGTTTTTCTTTTGCAACTATTCTTATCCCTTGCCAGACTCCTTTTATATACTTAAATATACTTTTTATATTTTTAGGAGGCTTTATATCTAAACCAATGAATCTAAATCCTGCCTCAGGAACTATATCTTTTTCCATTCTTATACTAGTTCCCACAAAAAGAACATCTATATTTTTTAATTTAAGACCTTCAGCTACAGCCATAGCAGGATAAATATGTCCCCCTGTTCCCCCAGTCGTTAAAATAAT includes the following:
- the rpsR gene encoding 30S ribosomal protein S18, whose protein sequence is MAEFRRRRAKLRVKAEEIDYKNVDLLKRFVSDKGKINPSRVTGANAKLQRRIAKAIKRARNIALIPYTRIEK
- the ftsA gene encoding cell division protein FtsA, with product MTDNRDSIIKTAVDMGNMKIKAVTGELSADGENLKILGYVEVPSRGMKKSVVENPEELSHCLAYALGQLREQTDIPIEKISIGISGEAIKSRTTNVRYSFDEKEIGEKEVDTLIRMAEHELLTGKERILKREIYNIRVNNSGIIKNPIGVTGKEMQGDVHLIYIDEAEAEKLVEVVNRIGLEAEQVLLNAYASAKASLDDEDRRMGVALIDIGEGSTDIILFKNDKLIYSKSLPLGGMHYVNDISYLFQISKQEAFEILSKLKNKDIHEEHIFCGDTKKVSVADIKNIIDARTEDIISFITQTIEESGFNGYLGKGLVLTGGAIVIDGLLEKINKKTGYVVRKVLPHAFRGLEDVDASMATVIGIFSEIMEEEYNKMQSGFYSQQNESEDPSKIITEETEEDDLDKLLENDKNNSRKKSGAFSSIKNWFSNFI
- a CDS encoding cell division protein FtsQ/DivIB, with product MKFIIRLFTILGISFLIFSIPSKFLKLDFFKIERVNIKGEPKLLLRELTELGKTTYNKNIWDLDFKSIEDELKKDVRVKSASVENNTLGELTIKIEEKELFYYAQIKDKIYLVDSEGVVFGTFNEKEKKDIPLISVKEKGEIKSLLNVLVLMDDYLLKELVSQIYIKDKNCIEIILVDGTIIKTNEEIKREKYKVVETLYSELVKSKKVEYIDLRFNDFIVKSLGDKSDDR
- the murC gene encoding UDP-N-acetylmuramate--L-alanine ligase, translating into MKKIYFIGINGIGMSGLAKIMKTKGYEVNGADLNRGYVTEELENMGITVYNTHEGEQVKGCDMVIASSAIKHDNPEYKYALENGIKIVKRGELLAMLLNNETGIAVAGTHGKTTTSSMMSSVMLNLDPTIVVGGILPEIGSNARAGKSEYFVAEADESDNSFLYMNPSYAVITNVEEDHLDTHGCLANINKSFSQFIDQTKNEVAVCIDCENLRKLVEKKEKEKIVTYSIIDEGADIFAYDIQVKNGKTSYNVAIKGEDTGRYTISIPGFHNILNSLPVIYYAKKFGVDEKFFKEALENFKGSKRRYDILYCNEDKGIKIIDDYAHHPTEIKATLQGAKSIEHEKLTIIFQPHRYSRVKFLLQNFTDAFEGAEEVLILPIYSAGEKDEFGVTVEDLGNVLKNKKVAIEKNSEKIDERVLNCQGHEVFMFMGAGDISKVAHRIADKLEGKNR
- a CDS encoding sigma-54 interaction domain-containing protein — protein: MLENYIELIKMIDNSFDGIMVVDENLIIKYCKYFSASGLGSVDVKTAIGKTPFDIFANITEETSTFYRAVKYGETCLNNTQVILYSNGKKEPIVDSTIPIIVNGKIIGAVNTVRFVSNFKKNNFTNHSNIIAPCFNDLYAIDDIIGTSDEILSLKNKIAKVSKTDSNVFIYGETGTGKEMVAQSIHSNSDRKNKIFISQNCAAIPDNLLESILFGTTKGSYTDAINRPGIFEMAHGGTIFLDEINSMNLNMQAKLLRIIEDKKITRIGGVETKEVDVRIIAAINEAPEICLAEKRIRPDLFYRLSSVQIKTPSLAERNEDIKNLAQFFIEFYNKKMNKDIKNISKDVLKIFYNYTWPGNVRELKNVIETAFNFSISKTVELDDIPEYIKNQKKENDLFKSYHSNNELLYENSSLSTALESFEKNYILKASKNTLSFSKLADTLKISKQLLNHKIKKYDLRKYINY
- the rpsF gene encoding 30S ribosomal protein S6, translated to MKKYEIMYIINPTILEEGRDAVVEKVTGILTAAGATVAKSEKWGEKKLAYPIDKKKTGFYILATFDIDGTQLSAVEGKLNITEEVMRYIIVKQD
- the murB gene encoding UDP-N-acetylmuramate dehydrogenase; its protein translation is MKILENHEMKLHSNMKVGGIAKRFITVEDKNELKEIFENNSNIFLIGNGTNTLIDEGNLDITFVSLKEFDNIRELERGLVEVEAGLDFNKLIAYMNKNNYSGLENLAGIPGSVGGLVYMNGGAYGSEIFDCISEIEVFDENHEIRRIKKEDLDFSYRRTEIQSRKWIIINAVFRFKDGFDLGKVIEIQALRERKQPLNLPNLGSTFKNPAGDFSARLISEAGLKGTVIGGAQISEKHPNFIVNRGTATFKDISEILKLVKRTISEKYGINLEEEIIIIKNLDK
- the ftsZ gene encoding cell division protein FtsZ, translating into MLIDQDLVKIKVLGAGGAGGNAINDMIESGVGGVEYIAANTDAQDLNKSLADIRIQLGEKLTRGLGAGADPEIGRQAAEEDVEKIKNLLEETDMLFITAGMGGGTGTGAAPVIAKVAKELGVLTVAVVTRPFSFEGKKRKNNADIGVENLKKAVDALVIIPNDKLFELPDKTITLQNAFKEANNILKIGIRGVADLMIGNGLINLDFADIKATMMNSGVAVLGFGEGEGENRAVKATEKALLSPLLEKSILGASKILINITGAPDITLMEAQTISDMIRDAAGKTADDVMFGLVIDPEVGDRVQVTIIANNFVNEQEKSEPFINVDAKKPVTVVTPEEADVKRSELDLPPWIRSSKK
- a CDS encoding D-alanine--D-alanine ligase, which gives rise to MKIAVFMGGISSEREVSLNSGKEILESLLKQGYDAYGIDVTKENLVSAFIENKYDFAYLAFHGGFGEDGRVQGLLDMLGKPYTGSGAEASGIAMDKVITKKLAESAGVRIAKNYEKVSYIDSYPVVIKPALEGSSVGIFFCYNKEEAEKAVRELSGKKIVIEEMITGEELTVGVINGEGIGVLRIIPKNKFYDYESKYAEGGSVHEYPAKIDKKAYDEALESAVKVHNILGLAGISRSDFILKDDKVYFLEVNTLPGMTKTSLIPDLATLKGYTYDDIVKIMVETFKR
- the murG gene encoding undecaprenyldiphospho-muramoylpentapeptide beta-N-acetylglucosaminyltransferase → MRNLKKIILTTGGTGGHIYPAMAVAEGLKLKNIDVLFVGTSIRMEKDIVPEAGFRFIGLDIKPPKNIKSIFKYIKGVWQGIRIVAKEKPDAIIGFGNYISVPVIIGGILLRKKVYLQEQNANLGWTNKMLYKFAEKTFLAFDKTYDDIPLKYQKRFDVTGNPLREEINYVNENEERERLKLEEDEKVILITGGSLGAKDINEAVIKNWDKFLEDKKLRVYWATGENNFEDIGKRIVKTKMSDTVKPYFNNMINIMAAADLIICRAGALTISEIIELEKPSIIIPYNSLKVGQYDNAKILEENNSALVYTNTEADSAIEKALELVKNEEALKSMRVRIRSLKKSNAVEKIINDLDIWRN